The Telopea speciosissima isolate NSW1024214 ecotype Mountain lineage chromosome 11, Tspe_v1, whole genome shotgun sequence genome includes the window cattatgaccctccccagaccccgcaatggcgggagcctggTACACTAGGTACGCCCTTATCCACCAATTGCTGTGGATGTTTCAAGAAGCATCCCATTCTTACAGACAGCGGATGTCAACAAAAACAATCTACTGTAACATTGTTCACTAATACATTggccaaaattatattttagTGATAATTATGATCAGCTCAATAAGACAGATCCTAGAAACACAATTTTAATCCTTCTCAGCTTAGTAAGAAACTAACCTTCAACCGGCGTTGATCTTGTACAACTTGCTTAGCTCGTGCTCTGATTTCATCAGGATCTATCTTAGATTGTGGACGCACCAAAAAATCCATTGGTAGGGCTTCCGGCCTTGAAGCATGTTGCCTGTCAGATGATTGGCCAGACTTTGGACCCCTTTATGGCAGACAAATACTAATCAGTACAACATATTCGCATACATCAACTCGAAGCCACtgtaaaaattaagaaaatgagCATTGCCAAAAAAGACAAAGTCTGGGAGATCCGCAGATGACTTACTGTGAAAATTCACCTAAATCAAGATCATCATCTCTCGAGTCCATTCCTGCAGCTTTTGTCACTGGCCTATAAAATTATGACAAGTAAtaatgaaattagaaattatAATAAGTCATGAGAAGACAAACTTAGTTGAAtttccaaaacaaaagaaacacgAGAAAGTGCTACGATGAATACTTTTTCATTGACGGCCTCCGGAAGGGAGTTCTCTCGTCATCATAATTTCGCATGTCCTCATACCGTGTGCTCTTATTGAATATAGGTCGACTCTGCACGTATTTTGTTTACAATAATCAACAGATATCACTAATACAGGTCGTTGATTGATTGAGATCTCCAAAGCATAACCAAATATAAAGGGACTTTGGATTTATTGCCCTACCCATTTGTCTACTAAATCCTTAGCAAGTTTCCTGTTCGATGTGGTCTCCTCATCTGATCTAGACAAGAACATAATGACCTGCAAGGGAAGAAAAAGGACAACTAGATCAGCTAATCATGTTTCCTTTGCAAGAATAGCAGGCCTCTAAATTCGTGAAGTGAGCCACACCTTCCCAAGACCACTTTTCTTGAGCTGTTCCCTCCTATCATACTGCTCTAGATCAATTGGAAACTGCATAACAGAAGCAGGATTTCATTTGAATTACCAACCTAGTACAAATACTAATAGTCATTAGCAAACAGAAAATTACAATAACGTCAACATACGTCAGTCAATATCTTCAGAATTGCAGATCGAATATTTATGTTAGGTAAGCTTCCATCAGGGAGAGGCTCAAGCCAATTCTTCAGAAGAGTTAGCACTCCATGATCTAAAAACTCTTGTTGAAGTTGCTTCCTGCAATAACAGGAACCGTAACAGGAGAAAGAAATCAGATATTTAATATACTCACACAAGTAACCACAGTAAGCAGAGCAACCATCTTACTTTGAGAGAACCTCAGTTAGAAGTGGCAGCTTCTTAAGTTTATTAATGGCAGGTTTAGACTGCCTATTTAGCTCGGCATCTTCTTCAGCTGTCACTTCAAGCTCTGCCATGAGATGTTCTACTAGCAGAGCTATTTCTGCCGGAGTtttctcacttttcttctttttcttcccaccCTTAAATAGTTGTTTAATTTCATTATCCTCTTCACCCTCTTCTGCCTGCCAGAATCAGAAAATagatattaatttatttttgggaagGGAGTCAAGAACAATGTTCAAAATTTCGGTCAAAATGATTGAAATTTCAcaatttgtttttggttttgacAAAGGTCAAAATGAAACCAGGTGCAATACCTGGGTCTTACAAAGTTTCAGTTGAAATGATTTTGGGTTTCAGTACTGTATTGCTAGTTTCAACTGTTCAGACTCCAAAGAGGGAAACATCCTAGAAACCTcagttttgtgatttttggccaaatcactcTCATATCTTTGTAATGAGCCATGTATAAtatttgataattatgaaatggttactatttttatgtttaattaattcttaatacatattttagttgttttaattatatTCTACGTGAACTAGTACTAAACTTTGTGCATACATCAGTGTACAACGTACACACCACCAACCTAGGGTTCAAATCCAAACTACTATTTtgggttcccccccccccccccccccaaattctaaggctccgtttgtttgaCGGGGAGAATGGGTTGGGAATGTTGTGGGACTGGGTCCCACAGTGTAGTGGGTTAGGgaataggggtgggatttttacTTTTCACATGAACAATAATTAAAGTCCTTTGTTTTTTGCGGGACTTTGGATAGcattggggtgggattttcaagtgccacatcaacaaacaaagcatttaatgttgttccttcagcttttgtaagttcaccaccccaGGTTAAACAAACAAGGTTAGGGTGAGACTTTGAtgtgccacatcagcactttACCACCCCTCCTAAGTCCCGTCAAACAAATGGGGCCTAAGGGTTCCATTATGTTTAGAGTACCTAAAATAGTATTTCCTACAAGTTTCAGGACCCAGTTTGACCATTTGGGCCTCAAAACCAGCAATTGAAACCCACAGCCAAAACTTACCAGgttttggtcaaaatttcaCAGTTTAGTGAAATATTTTGGTTCTGAGCCAGGTCAAAACGTGgcttttgaaaccaaaattttgaaccttgatcAAGAATGACAAAAGCATGATTCCTATAAAATGAGTGACAACCTGAGTAGCACAGAAATTGTTTCAGGAAAAAAAACTATTTCAATGGAGCAAGATCAGAAACGCATCCTGTATTACACGGTTAAGAAATGATAAATAGCTAACCTGAGGAGCATCCCCAATAGAACCTGCTTCATTATCGCTGCCAAACCTCTCAGCCGGATCCAGACCACTATCATCTATGAAGTTATCATCGTCCAGAGTCCTGACACCCTCTTGATCATTCtattcccaaaaagaaaaggcatAGCAGTTCTATTAATATGTaatgctcagagaaccctcagatgttgagttttttttgtttttgggcaAAGAAAGCCTCAGCTTGCTGAAGGACTAATGAGCCCATATTTATGGATTCACTCATTCACAAAGAAAATAATGCAAACATCCTCaactttgtgtgtgtgtgtgtgtatgaaaAGGAATGAGTAATAGCAACCAAAAGATAAGTTCTAAAAAACTGAATACTTTAGCAGGAAATCAAAGCATTCCTTACCAGATGCTTTATGTTATTCACCAATTAGAGAAATAAACGATTTGATAAGTGgggtaaaaaaatcaaaaaactaTAGTAAACCCACAGCATATTGTAGCTGGTGCTTTAGGCCCTTCATCCATTACACAAGTAAACAATTTGATGCAATAAGCATTGGTTTTGGGCGAAATACAACTAGTTGCAGGTCTTCCAAATTAATATCCAAACTATTACtactagaaaaaataaataaattttcatgATGTGAAAAGGTAATACCTCGGAATCAGACCCAGCAATCGTATCCCACATCTCCTTCATCTCCGGATCACCACTCTGACGATCTTTCGACCTTCCAGAAGAGCTCCCACCCTTGAACCCAGACTTAGAGCTCTCTCCAAGCTTCCTCTCAGACTTCgatttcttctccttcgttCGGCTCCCCCCATCCTTAGAAACCTTCCGCTTACGGGAAGACCCCGACAACTCATTACCTTCATCATCCCAATCGTCTCTCAccaaatccctagcctcctcctCATCGTCAAAATCCGGGGTACTCTCCTTCACGCTCTTCTTAATAAGCCTTTTCCTCGGCTTAGCCTTAGATCCAGCATCGGATTCGTGAACTGGGGTCGGTGATCGCTCCCGTCGCCAGTCTTCATCAGGATCTTCTGGTCCCAGCGAAGGTTCCATATCGGATTGCATTTCATCATCGAGGTCCATCAATGGCTCTCCATCTTCATCGCGGTACCTGCAACAAAAATCGAgacccataaaccctaatttctcagAAACAATAACTTTTACAAAATTTGACAAAATAAGAACAGATCAGATCGCTCACGGATCGTTTTCGTAGCCCATGTTTGTGTTTGTCTTCGTGAGCTGCGTTCAGAGATTTTAGAAGAGGAGATTTGTGGAGAAGATGTGAGGAGTAGAAGACGAAAGGGACTCAAAAGGAGAATAAAATTAGGAAAACTGCCTCAAACTTGATCAGATCGGAATCGGACTGAATCGTTCCTAGAGAACCCTACAATGACTTATCACCAGAATCAACTCACGAGTCATGATATagtagggagagggttcttacACTGACCGAGTGCAGGTTCGCTTAATCCCGTTTGGAATCTGACAATAGAGAGAGGGGCATTTATATCATATCATCTCTTCACATGGACAGTAATATGCAAGGGgatgtgcaatttcatttaTGAGCTAACATTGTACATAACTTTTACCTATGatttaattataataatcaGAGCCAGTATTCTCTTGGACCATTGGACCGGATTATTGTAGCATTTGgcgttgactgcaaaccatgtTTGTCCATATCTATCCCAGACAACCAAACCAAGAATGAGACAATCCAAAGAGAAAAATTGTTGGTTTCTTTTTCAGTAGGAAATATAGTTGGGTGCTTGGGGCTtggatgataacacttctgtttctgtTCTAGAAATAAGTTTTGGTATTTCtgtttagggaaaaagaatgttacttGGTCGTGTGGCCATCGTGgctcctatgcctagacatagaaCCATCCTACCCCCATGGAAGGGGTAGGGTGATACTTTCATTATGTCCTCTCAAGTACAGGTCTGAGAGGTATCTAATGGCATGAGCCAACAGAATATTAATCCAGTTAGGATGAATTGAAATGCTTGAGCCAACTAGTCATTGGTAAAGTCCTTAACCTTCAACTACCCTATATAGGCTCTCAGATGAGCTTTCAGATCTTTGGTCCCATTGAATTTTTTAGATTTCCACTTAAACCCCCCTAATAAGGTAGTCTTTGGAAAGGAACACATCCCTGTAGAATCTATGATTTGTTCGATTATTAAGCAAAATGCAAGCAGAAAAAAAAGAGCTCCacgaaaaacagagagaaagagacaaagcGCGTCCATAATGCTAGCACCAACACTAGACAGGGGAGGCTTTTCAGCGCTGCTCAATGGCCCCTGTATAGTTCTTCTAAATTTCGAATAGTACTCAAGATCCTCTGTTTTCGATTATCTAATAAATCACTTAACCCTGTAGAATCTATGATTTGTTCTTCTACCCCCTTGACACTCCTAAGGGCATGCTTAAGTTTTTTCACCATTTCTCTAAGGATCTTAGTCTCATTGAGTCAGTACTAAAGAGATGTACGAGATTGGAATTGATGACtacgtcatcatcatcatctatgacCACATTCAGCTTTGCAGCCCGAGTTAGAATTAGATTGCTTAGTCTCTCCACTGTCTTCTTCATATAAGCAATGTCGGAACAAACTTGGTCCATTTATGGAGATGGATTGTTGTTGGTACTCATGGTTAGTTCCAATGATGGGAATGTGATTGGTTCAAAAGGTGCTGAGTGCTTTGGGTGAACCTAGAGTCAGACCTAGCCCACATAGGTGGGAGGTTCTTCTTACGATACAAAATGATGTTTAGGTAAAAGGAATCCGTATTAGACCTTAAAATATCCTAGCCCTTGATGTCATGATCGAAAAATGCTCAAACAATATGATGCACACACAGTATCTAAAACAAAGTCAACCCATACTGAACGTTTAGGCCAATTCCATTCTTAGATAAAGAAGATTATGTTATCCAGATACAAGACCAACCATTTTCCTTGGGCTAAGATTGGCACTTAGTAAACCATATCAAATTGTCCCAATCTTGGATCATCTTAGGTCctcttttataaaaatgaatGGGTCAAATGGAATTGAGCCAATACCCGACAAAATAGTCCATTCATCGATTATAATTGGTTATGTTGTATCTTAAATGTTATCATCTATGTCcttacatgatgcatgaaattgATTTGGCATAGGACTTAAGGTTTACCTTTAGAAAGGAACATCTTATATACTTCTCACCCTATCTGCACAGACATGTGATCAAGTGATATGGGGATGCATCCCTTTAATATACCAAAAGGTATGGGACTAGAGGATGTGGTTTCAACATGGGGCTCAATGAGTATGCACCCTGGTACCAGGACTACACCACGTGTCTTATTGGTTGCCCATGAAGTGTGTGTGATAGAGTGTATGCAAGTGCATGATGTATCTTAGCGCAAGCAATTCACATCACAATAACATATCTGATTCTGGTTTAGTAAAGTTTGACAAGAATTCTCCCTAGCAGAGTTGCCACTATGAGTACGGTCAATTTTAGGGGTTTAGATCGAACCGGGGTTTTCAATGATAAGCAGTTGCCACCTAGATTAGAGTCTAGAATCCACACATAATAGAACACAAGAAAACTATTCATTCCACTCCAAACTGATTCAACCAAAGGTCGGGTTCGTGTTAGATTATGGTCCGAAGATGGTATTAGGTATCTCGATCCACCCGTTTTAACCGAACTTCAACCATAGATATGCTAAATAAGTCTACGACAGATACATCATGGAAATAAGTTTAACTAAAATGAGAGAATTGACTTAGCTCTATTATGCTATGATGCATGGTTAGTATACTGAATGTAAAACAAATGTAGAAGGCCCTAATATCAAAACAATAACAAACTTAGACTATGGCAGGAACATATGTTGGAAATTATGGAAACGTCATTGTACATGTGAAGATGGTATATAAGCACTTAAAAGATGAAGGATAGACCTAAAATATGTGTTGAAAGTACATAATatgaaaaacagagaaataacATGATAAAAGTCAAAACAAAAACTCTAAGAAATTCGTGCAAatgtaaaagaccaaaatatTAATAGGAATCGGAATGACCTagggaaaggaaaattttaagaaaatgaaGGGGAAAGACTCTATATGGAAAACCAATAGTAAAAATCATTTAAACATagtaaaaaaaactcaaaatatagATAAAAACATGATCAAAGAtcatgaaatcaaatcaaacaataaaAACGGAAGTTTAAAAACTAAGCATATACAATATGAAATCAATGATCTAAATAgagaaatttaaaagaaaaaatagcaaAAGGGTTTAGAAACCCCTAAAAATCATGGTAAAAATATAAGAGATatgtataaataataatataaaaacatCTAAATAAATCTAAAAGAGACATGCTCTGAAACATGGTATGTCATGATTGTCCTATTGAGGGCGGCAGCAATATACCCTCGCTAAATAAAGGATATCTAACCGTATGGTTATTGGAATTGAATGAACTCATTTGTAAAATAAAGAAGAGTCACATAACTTCAATCTTTGTGAAGAGTGTGAGAAGGATGGAGCAGCCTAGGCTCATGTTAGGAGAAGCTCAACTCGGGATTGTTGCAGGGGACTTGTAGAAAATCAAAGATCTCTCTTGTGAGGATTTTTTTTAGACTATCTAAGACCTGTTGGAGTTTTTAGAATTGTTGGAAACCTGCCAAATTGTGTGAGAGGTCTCTTATTTATAGCCTATGATGTTACCCACGTCCAAGACACGCATTATTTATCCCAAATCTTAGAAAACTCCTTGGCTCCAAGTGAATtgtccaagttttttttttttttttttttgctagagATGGCTACAAATTCCACCAAGCAACTTGTGCAACGATTGTGATGGATTCCAACACTCATGGTAACTTCCATCATACCCTCTAGGGTTACTAGAAGTATCTAGGTGAGTTTTAAGGCTAACAAAGACGAGATATGATCAATGTAAAATGGAACTCAAATAGtccataattttgaaaatacttaAAATTTGGCTTCAAAATTATTCTGGACAACACTCAATGAGCCTAGCTTGTGCCAACCAAGGGCACGATGGCACCCGCTTCAATTCATCTGGTGCCAGCCCTAGTCAGCTCAATTGTTGGCTAAAGCTGACACTAGGACTAGGCCCGATTCAAGTTTGAACTGAAGGGGTTTTTGTTCTCTGGGGTTTAGCTTCGGTCTTTTATGTATGAAAAAaacatttttcatgatttcaaaatatatttttaaggCATTTTAATAATCCTAAACCATCATGAGGATTTAGAATATCATTGGGGGCTTGGGGAACCTCCCGAACTATAAATAATGAGTCACACGTTACTTCGAAACATATCGATTTCATCATTTCTTGGTTTACTCAaaggtgacaaaatgaggtgtctatacCCACCTTAACATTCTTTCAATTTAGTAATTCAATTAATGTGCATTCTATAAGAAGTGAcagtatttaataaaaaaaaaaataatgtttctATTTCCTGTAGTTAACCACTTGATTTGAGATGGTTGAGCCCAGTATAATTCTTCTTTATGCATAAGAGTTTCAAGTTTTTTGCAAAGATTTGACTCTTAATCACATAATAAATCATGGTGAGGATCAGATTGTATAGTTTCAAGGGCCTCCTTAACCTTACAAATTTTCAGGAGATATTACCAAAAGTTTGCTTACTCCACTTTCCAAGATGCATCCCATACTCTTTAattggatttggctcctgtcctgccgtggtgggagctggagcgtccagcaccCATCTATGATCTTGCCACCTCGACAGGAGACCATCCAACGACCAAAATCTAGAACGGCTACTTTAGCCCATTTTACTCCCTTCGTCCTCTCTCACCTGACTATTATGACAAACCCGACCCATTtcatatttgaaatttgaaaccaaataaCGAAACCCATATTTCATTTTCCCCTTTCatcttccccctttcttttctctctccattaTCTTCTTGACCTCGCAACGAACCCTAGCAGCGACGAACGTCGAACTAGGTGAAGAGTTGCCATTTTTAACAGCGTACGATGACGAACATCGAACCCCAGTAGCAACAAATCAAAATAGAGCTCTATTCCGGTGACACCTCATCTAGTTGAGCGATAAACCCTATTCCAGAGTGACAAAGGGGAGCTCCACTGGTTGAGCGAATGGCGGCGAGCGACGATCGACGACAAGTGGCTACGAAAGGTTCTTCACAGAGGTATTCATTTTATTCAATGATTATGTACTTTATCCCCTAAAAACCATCCTGGTTGGAGAGAGAATTTATTTGTTCTTGTTCAGGCAAATCAAGGAAGAATATGACAGTGACTTTAACATGTCGATGTGTAACCTCTTTCTCTCTATATTCCATCTGCTCATTCGTCTCATTGGTCTATTTATATCTTTCcatctttttcttattaatcatATTAATATCATTCAAGAAAATGACTGTGACTTTAACATGTCGATGAAGGGCTATTCGCGAACCATAGGCAAaaacttcatcatcatcaggtCCACCAATTAAGAGAACAACAACTCTGTAGATGAAAACCCTACTTgtaacaagttttttttttcatagagTAACCACCTAATTGTCACTATTTCTTTTTTCAAGTTTCTGTTGAATCCTAATGTCTCTTTTTCTCATAGAGTAGCATATAGTTTCATGTGGTCCAAGCCTTCTTGCATATTTGGTGTAGAGTTAAGTTCTAGGGACAATATTCTGCAATTAATTCAGTCTTACCTGTCTCAAATCTGCCTGACCTGCATACATACTTTCCAAGAGTTGAGAACAAAATCTACCAATTCTTATCAAGGCCTACTGTTGCTTGGCACCTAATTTAGTATGAATGGGTTGATTTATCATTTTGAAGTCATTTTTATGAAAAGAATGTCATGCGCAATTTTCATGTTTATGAGATAAATTATTATGCACTATGCAAGGGGTTAGAATAATGAGAATGTCAATGTTTTTTGCCTCTTAAAAAGACAAATAACAAATGATTTTATATCAGTTAATATTTTTTACAAGTATGAAATATCATGTTTCATAGGATTAATGTGGACTTTTGTACACTGAACACTTAGGATATAAGGGCATGCAAATCTCACTAATGGAAGTTCAGTTTGTAGTAAAACTTATCTTCTATAATAATCATGCACATACCCACATAAGCCCTTTTACTTCATCTATTTGTATTGCACTCTCATGGTAATGTAGAACTTTCTTCTTTAtatgatgcttgcatttttctCAGATTTTGTTAGTTACAATattgcaactttttttttttgtgtacaCTAGTCAAAGATGAGTAATGTGGATGTTGAAGATCTTCAGGATGTCCCTAAGGTGGGCATGATTTTTAAAACAGACGAAGATGTGTATATCTTTTACAATATATAAGGGGAAAGGATGGGTTTCAGTGTCAAGAAAGAATATGGATATCGGAGCAAGTCAGAAAAGTCAATAATAACTTCGAGGAGGTTTGTTTATAGTAAACAAGGATTAAAGAAAATTGACTTACAagtatcaaaaataaaaaatcctcgAGTAGAAATAAGAACCAATTGTCGTGCAcggatgaaaattaaaataatggaTAATGGACAATATTGGAGTCATGATTTTATTGAAGAACATAATCATAATCTTCACACTCTAGCTAACTAGTACATAATGAGGTCACAAAGGAAAATTTCAGAGACACATGCTTCTGGGATTGATTTGATCGATGATTCAGGTCTTAGATCCAAGGCGATATTTGATTACATGGGTAGACAGACAGGTGGTACAAAAAATCTTGAGCACACCAAACAAGACCAAAAGAATTATCTCCAGACCAAACGGCAACGAGACTTAGTTTATGGTGAAGCGACGAGTTTGTTAAGGTACTTTGAGAAACAAACCAGGGCAAATCTTTCTTTCGCATACTCATTGCAGTTGGATAGCGAtgaaaaaattgtaaatatattttgggcTGATCCAAGGATAATTATAAACTATGCATTGTTTGGTGATGTGGTTATGTTTGACACTACATTTGACACCAACAAAGAATACAGGCCATTTGGTGTGTTTGTTGAATTCAATCATCATAGGAGAGTTGTAATTTTTGGGGCTGCATTATTATATGATGAGACTGTTGAATCATTCAACTGGTTGTTCAAGACATTCCTTGAAACACATATGGATAAAAAATTCATAACAATTTTTATCAACCATGATGCTGCAAGGGCCAAGATAATCCAAGAGGTGTTGCCTGAGACATGGCATGGATTGTGTACTTAACACATTATGCAGAATGGAATCAAGCACCTAGGTCATTT containing:
- the LOC122646309 gene encoding protein IWS1 homolog 1, with the protein product MGYENDPYRDEDGEPLMDLDDEMQSDMEPSLGPEDPDEDWRRERSPTPVHESDAGSKAKPRKRLIKKSVKESTPDFDDEEEARDLVRDDWDDEGNELSGSSRKRKVSKDGGSRTKEKKSKSERKLGESSKSGFKGGSSSGRSKDRQSGDPEMKEMWDTIAGSDSENDQEGVRTLDDDNFIDDSGLDPAERFGSDNEAGSIGDAPQAEEGEEDNEIKQLFKGGKKKKKSEKTPAEIALLVEHLMAELEVTAEEDAELNRQSKPAINKLKKLPLLTEVLSKKQLQQEFLDHGVLTLLKNWLEPLPDGSLPNINIRSAILKILTDFPIDLEQYDRREQLKKSGLGKVIMFLSRSDEETTSNRKLAKDLVDKWSRPIFNKSTRYEDMRNYDDERTPFRRPSMKKPVTKAAGMDSRDDDLDLGEFSQGPKSGQSSDRQHASRPEALPMDFLVRPQSKIDPDEIRARAKQVVQDQRRLKMNKKLQQLKAPKKKQLQATKLSVEGRGMVRFL